The proteins below come from a single Streptococcus hyointestinalis genomic window:
- a CDS encoding ABC transporter permease → MFKQFKALLWLRWEIIAANKTLLVQLFLPVAMVLLYQFMFSKMPSDQSSDMIMATMPSIILGFIGTTITYLIAEENEKHNLTSLQLAGMGSLEYLLANLTLPLVIELVYLIALPLYLGVSLSSLGLTYAVVNLLTALVALGLFIFIGIICKTQTQATILSLPFMLVVAFLPFFAMMDNSLKKVIDFTFMGTMTNYLLDRKHYQLMDKSLIFLLLWLVLTGALLFWGLRHHQLQSEKKA, encoded by the coding sequence ATGTTTAAACAGTTTAAAGCTTTATTGTGGTTACGGTGGGAGATTATCGCAGCAAATAAAACGCTTTTGGTGCAGCTCTTTCTTCCTGTTGCTATGGTGCTACTTTATCAGTTCATGTTTAGTAAAATGCCGTCAGACCAGTCATCTGATATGATTATGGCGACCATGCCTTCGATTATACTCGGTTTTATCGGCACAACTATTACCTATCTCATTGCCGAGGAAAATGAAAAGCACAATCTGACCAGCCTCCAGCTAGCAGGTATGGGGAGCCTAGAGTATCTACTAGCCAATCTCACTCTGCCTTTGGTCATTGAGCTGGTCTATCTCATCGCTTTGCCGCTCTATCTCGGTGTATCGCTGTCTAGCTTGGGGCTTACCTATGCTGTGGTCAATCTTCTGACGGCTCTTGTGGCATTGGGTCTCTTTATCTTCATTGGTATCATCTGTAAGACGCAGACGCAAGCAACGATTTTGAGCTTACCATTTATGCTAGTGGTTGCCTTTTTACCTTTTTTTGCCATGATGGATAACAGCCTCAAAAAAGTCATTGACTTTACCTTTATGGGCACAATGACAAACTATCTCCTAGATAGAAAACACTACCAGCTCATGGACAAATCTTTGATTTTCCTACTCTTGTGGCTTGTGCTAACTGGAGCTCTGCTTTTCTGGGGTTTACGCCACCATCAATTACAATCGGAGAAAAAAGCATGA
- a CDS encoding acetate kinase, with translation MTKTIAINAGSSSLKWQLYEMPDEVVIAKGLIERIGLKDSRSTVKFNGTSDTQTLDIVDHTQAVTILLEDLKRHGIIEDYDEITGVGHRVVAGGEYFKKSALVTEEVIEQVEELSLLAPLHNPGAAAGIRAFREILPDIVSVVVFDTSFHTTMPRHAYLYPIPQKYYQKYKVRKYGAHGTSHKYVAQEAAKMLGRPLEELKLITAHVGNGVSVTANYHGESMDTSMGFTPLAGPMMGTRSGDIDPAIIPYLIAQDPELKDAADVVDMLNKQSGLLGVSGISSDMRDIEDGLQRHDPNAVLAYNIFIDRLKKFIGQYLAVLNGADAIVFTAGMGENAPMMRQDIIQGLSWFGMEIDPAKNVFGHVGEITTPDSRVKVLVVPTDEELMIARDVEFFKNN, from the coding sequence ATGACAAAGACAATTGCCATTAACGCTGGAAGCTCAAGTCTCAAGTGGCAGTTATATGAGATGCCAGACGAAGTCGTTATCGCTAAAGGATTGATTGAACGTATTGGGCTTAAAGACTCACGCTCGACCGTAAAATTTAACGGGACCTCAGATACACAGACGCTAGATATCGTAGACCACACGCAGGCAGTTACGATTTTGCTAGAGGATTTGAAGCGCCACGGTATCATCGAAGATTACGATGAAATCACAGGTGTTGGTCACCGTGTGGTGGCTGGTGGTGAGTATTTTAAAAAATCGGCTCTGGTCACTGAGGAAGTGATTGAGCAGGTGGAGGAGCTGTCGCTTCTTGCACCTCTACATAATCCTGGTGCGGCAGCCGGTATTCGTGCTTTTCGTGAGATTTTGCCAGATATTGTCAGTGTTGTCGTCTTTGACACTTCTTTTCACACGACCATGCCTAGGCATGCCTATCTTTACCCGATTCCACAGAAATATTATCAAAAATATAAGGTGCGTAAGTACGGAGCGCACGGCACAAGCCATAAGTATGTCGCTCAAGAAGCCGCTAAAATGCTAGGGCGTCCGCTTGAAGAGCTCAAACTCATCACAGCTCATGTGGGCAACGGCGTCTCTGTCACTGCCAACTATCACGGTGAGTCTATGGATACATCAATGGGCTTCACACCGCTTGCAGGTCCTATGATGGGCACACGCTCAGGTGATATTGACCCAGCCATTATCCCTTATCTCATCGCTCAAGATCCAGAGCTAAAAGACGCCGCTGATGTTGTGGATATGCTCAACAAGCAGTCTGGGCTTCTTGGAGTATCGGGTATCTCTAGTGATATGCGTGACATTGAGGATGGGCTGCAGCGCCATGACCCAAATGCAGTTCTAGCTTATAATATCTTTATTGACCGTCTGAAGAAGTTTATCGGACAGTATCTCGCCGTGCTAAACGGTGCGGATGCGATTGTTTTTACAGCAGGTATGGGTGAAAATGCTCCGATGATGCGTCAGGATATTATCCAAGGACTTTCTTGGTTTGGCATGGAAATTGACCCAGCAAAGAATGTTTTTGGGCATGTTGGTGAGATTACAACACCAGACTCTCGTGTCAAGGTTCTCGTTGTGCCAACTGATGAAGAACTCATGATTGCTCGTGATGTGGAGTTTTTCAAAAATAATTAA
- a CDS encoding helix-turn-helix transcriptional regulator, translating into METRIQELRKTQKLSQAELADALGVTRQTIISLEKGRYTASLELAFKIARFFGKSIEDIFIYEEMD; encoded by the coding sequence ATGGAAACACGCATTCAAGAATTGCGAAAAACACAAAAGCTCAGCCAAGCTGAGCTGGCGGATGCGCTAGGTGTCACCAGACAGACCATTATCTCGCTAGAAAAAGGGCGCTATACTGCGTCACTAGAGTTAGCCTTTAAGATTGCTCGTTTTTTTGGCAAATCAATCGAGGACATTTTCATCTACGAAGAGATGGATTGA
- a CDS encoding IS30 family transposase, which translates to MSTNHSTKKSLYSHLSASERGEISAYLKMGKTPSEIARLLGRHRSTISREIKRGSVSQVQDKNGKRIYSTVYFPDSGQRVYEINRRKSAYHKLSYCSQTFFKELEKALKTKPRCHSVDSFVQTYREKHPLEVIPSTKTVYRYIKDGLLRVKPIDLPKMVSIRKRSKVRPKATTKILGKSIEERPECINDRSEFGHWEIDLVLGKKTKGEAVVMTLVERQTRFAIAVKLANKQAETINRAVKSLLSQYPIRSITLDNGSEFSSLSDLKGVEVYFAHPYASHERGTNENFNGLLREFLPKGVSLNSLTTEELNHYVSAINDRPRRLHKYKTANILFGLAQTA; encoded by the coding sequence ATGTCCACTAATCATTCTACCAAAAAATCGTTATACTCACACCTTTCAGCCTCTGAACGCGGAGAAATCAGCGCCTATCTCAAGATGGGCAAGACCCCCTCTGAGATTGCTCGTCTGCTTGGGCGTCATCGCTCAACCATCAGTCGGGAAATCAAACGAGGAAGTGTTTCTCAGGTTCAAGATAAGAACGGGAAACGAATCTACTCAACGGTTTACTTTCCAGATAGTGGTCAACGTGTTTATGAAATCAATCGTCGAAAAAGTGCCTATCATAAACTATCATACTGCTCCCAGACATTCTTCAAGGAACTTGAGAAAGCCCTGAAAACGAAACCTCGCTGTCACAGTGTCGATAGCTTTGTTCAAACTTACCGAGAAAAACATCCACTGGAAGTTATCCCTTCCACCAAGACAGTGTATCGGTACATCAAAGACGGACTGTTGAGGGTTAAACCGATTGATTTACCTAAGATGGTGAGCATCCGAAAACGGTCTAAAGTAAGGCCTAAGGCCACGACGAAAATCTTAGGAAAATCCATTGAAGAACGTCCAGAGTGTATCAATGACCGTTCTGAATTTGGGCATTGGGAGATTGATCTGGTTCTTGGCAAGAAAACCAAAGGGGAAGCTGTTGTCATGACCCTAGTAGAGCGTCAAACACGATTTGCCATCGCTGTAAAACTGGCTAATAAACAAGCAGAAACCATCAATAGGGCTGTTAAGAGCTTACTATCACAGTACCCTATTCGCTCTATCACATTGGACAATGGCTCAGAGTTCAGTAGCTTGTCAGACTTAAAAGGTGTGGAAGTCTATTTTGCCCATCCTTATGCTTCTCATGAAAGAGGAACAAATGAAAATTTCAATGGTCTCTTGAGAGAGTTTCTCCCAAAAGGTGTCTCTCTTAACTCACTAACGACAGAAGAACTCAATCACTACGTCTCTGCTATCAATGACAGACCTAGACGACTTCACAAGTATAAAACCGCAAATATTTTGTTTGGGCTAGCCCAAACAGCTTAA
- a CDS encoding CPBP family intramembrane glutamic endopeptidase — protein MKTVIEKLKVIGVIIGFAAIDQGLLVVMMETSMYQSSLAFALRILLALAIFAGFVTYAQKKGLLDFKTIKPKSLILWELLGYALILLCNQVGIAFVQNSGATTTSNQAALEQLFTLLSPAFMGLFVVLIAPLIEELIFRYLIPKVLFKNYEVIGFIVGVLGFALVHGADSLGDWIIYGGMGAVMAFLYYKTERFEYSLTLHILNNAIAFALMMAL, from the coding sequence ATGAAAACAGTTATTGAAAAGTTAAAAGTTATCGGCGTGATTATTGGCTTTGCAGCCATTGACCAGGGCTTACTTGTCGTCATGATGGAAACAAGTATGTATCAGAGCTCACTTGCCTTTGCTCTAAGGATTTTGTTGGCTCTTGCGATTTTTGCAGGCTTTGTGACTTATGCGCAGAAAAAAGGGCTGTTGGACTTTAAGACCATCAAACCCAAGTCGCTTATCCTGTGGGAGCTTCTTGGTTATGCCTTGATTCTCCTTTGCAATCAAGTAGGCATAGCTTTTGTGCAAAATTCTGGTGCGACAACGACCAGCAATCAAGCAGCTCTTGAGCAGTTGTTTACGCTTTTGTCACCTGCCTTTATGGGACTCTTTGTGGTTCTTATAGCACCTCTCATTGAGGAGCTGATCTTTCGTTATCTGATTCCAAAGGTTCTCTTTAAAAACTACGAAGTTATCGGCTTTATCGTTGGTGTGCTTGGCTTTGCCTTAGTTCATGGCGCTGATAGTCTAGGGGATTGGATTATTTACGGCGGTATGGGAGCGGTCATGGCTTTTCTCTACTACAAGACCGAGCGCTTTGAGTACAGTCTCACGCTTCATATCCTAAACAACGCCATAGCCTTTGCGCTTATGAT
- a CDS encoding ABC transporter ATP-binding protein, whose amino-acid sequence MVLIEVKHLAKQFADKLALSDVSFAVEKGEIFGFLGPSGSGKTTTIKILTGQLSSDKGAIAVLGKTPAQFKRDDYEKIGIVSDTSGFYEKMTLYKNMLAYAKLYGVSKARVDELLKRVNLYDDRNKVAEKLSSGMKQRMLLARALLNEPDLLFLDEPTSGLDPMTTRLIHRLLLELKEKGTAIFLTTHDMHEATLLCDNLALLDKGSLVETGRPKDLIKKYHTDKKVVVTYDDDSQVELSYSELSRLDMTAVESIHSTEPTLEDVFIALTGGKLDV is encoded by the coding sequence ATGGTTTTAATTGAGGTCAAGCATTTAGCAAAACAATTCGCAGATAAGTTAGCGCTATCAGATGTTTCCTTTGCTGTTGAAAAGGGGGAGATCTTTGGTTTCTTAGGTCCGTCTGGCTCTGGTAAGACAACGACCATTAAGATTTTGACGGGGCAGTTGTCCTCTGATAAGGGTGCGATTGCTGTCCTTGGCAAGACTCCAGCGCAGTTTAAAAGAGATGACTATGAAAAGATCGGTATCGTCAGTGACACCAGCGGTTTTTATGAAAAGATGACCCTTTACAAAAATATGCTGGCTTACGCTAAGCTCTACGGCGTTTCAAAAGCGAGAGTTGACGAGCTACTAAAGCGTGTCAATCTCTATGACGACCGCAACAAGGTAGCTGAAAAGCTATCCAGCGGCATGAAGCAGCGCATGCTGCTCGCACGAGCGCTCCTCAATGAGCCAGACCTTCTCTTTTTGGATGAGCCAACCAGCGGGCTTGACCCGATGACGACTCGTCTCATCCACCGTTTGCTCTTGGAGTTGAAAGAAAAAGGCACAGCTATTTTTCTGACCACGCATGACATGCACGAAGCAACGCTCTTGTGTGATAACTTAGCGCTCCTTGATAAGGGCAGTCTCGTTGAGACAGGTCGTCCAAAAGACCTGATTAAAAAATATCACACAGACAAAAAAGTCGTGGTCACCTATGACGATGACAGCCAAGTCGAGCTGTCCTATAGTGAGCTTAGTCGGCTTGATATGACAGCTGTTGAGTCCATTCATTCGACAGAGCCAACTTTGGAGGATGTTTTCATTGCATTGACAGGAGGAAAGTTAGATGTTTAA